AAACAAAAATTAGAAAAAAGAGAAAAAAAGGCTCTTGAAAAATTAGACAAAAAGAAGAAAAAGAAAGGGGAAAAGAAAAAGAAGGATAAGAAGAAAAAGGATAAAGATAAAGAAGAATAAGTTTAATATGAAAGCAATTGTAAATAAACTTGAAAAAGGAACAAAAAATTAATATCCTGCAATTAATATTTCTAAAATAAACAACGATTTAACACCAAAACGTTGAATTTTGCGGTTCAAACCGCAAAAAACACGTATTATTTGCGGTTTGAACCGCAAAATATACTATTTTTTGTTTCAAATTAATGCAATGATAGAACGTGAACTGAAAAATATTATAATAAAGCATTTATAAAAGCATATCCCGAAAGCGAAATTAAAATTATTACACAAGATTATTACACAAATTTTATAATGTAACTATTCATAAAAATGGAATTGAAACAAGAATTTAAAAGCAGGGTTAATCTTGACAGTCTGAAAAAAATGTCAGGCAATATTAAGGAAAAAATCGGAGGGATTGTTATAGGGCAAGATGATATGATTGAACAAATTATGATTGCTTTGCTGACAGACGGACATATTTTAATTGAAGGAGTACCCGGAATTGCAAAAACACTTACAGCAAAACTTTTTGCGAAAAGTATATCTGCCGATTTTTCCAGAATTCAATTTACACCCGATTTAATGCCTTCTGATGTTACCGGAACATCTGTTTTTAATATGAGTAAATCTTCTTTTGAATTCAAAAAAGGGCCGATTTTCGGCAATATCATTCTTATTGATGAAGTAAACCGTGCTCCGGCAAAAACGCAAGCAGCATTAATTGAAGTCATGGAAGAGCGTCAGGTTACGGTTGACGGTATAACATATATAATGGAAGAACCCTTTATTGTGTTTGCTACACAAAATCCGATAGAACAAGAAGGAACATATCGTTTACCGGAAGCACAATTAGACCGTTTTCTGTTCAAAATAAATGTTGATTATCCGAGTACTGATGATGAAATAACTATTTTAAAGAACAGCCATGCACGTAAAGGTGCAGAAGAATCGGCAAGCATTGAAGCATTTATTACAAAAGAAGAAATTGCACTTTTCAGGCAACAAATAAAAGAGCTTTATATTGATGAAAATTTAATTAAATACATTGCAGAAATAATAAGCAAAACAAGAAATAATAATGATTTATTTCTCGGAGCATCACCCAGAGCATCATTAAATATAATGACTTCAAGCAAAGCTATGGCAGCAATTAACGGAAGAGACTTTGTAATTCCCGATGATATAAAAGCCGTTGCCTACCCTGTTCTTCGCCACAGGTTAATACTCACACCCGAAAAAGAAATGGAAGGAGTAACCGTAGATAAAGTCATAAAAAAGATTATTGATAAAGTTGAAGTTCCGAGGTAGTTAAATGCTGTATATACAAATGTTGA
This Bacteroidales bacterium DNA region includes the following protein-coding sequences:
- a CDS encoding MoxR family ATPase, with protein sequence MELKQEFKSRVNLDSLKKMSGNIKEKIGGIVIGQDDMIEQIMIALLTDGHILIEGVPGIAKTLTAKLFAKSISADFSRIQFTPDLMPSDVTGTSVFNMSKSSFEFKKGPIFGNIILIDEVNRAPAKTQAALIEVMEERQVTVDGITYIMEEPFIVFATQNPIEQEGTYRLPEAQLDRFLFKINVDYPSTDDEITILKNSHARKGAEESASIEAFITKEEIALFRQQIKELYIDENLIKYIAEIISKTRNNNDLFLGASPRASLNIMTSSKAMAAINGRDFVIPDDIKAVAYPVLRHRLILTPEKEMEGVTVDKVIKKIIDKVEVPR